Proteins co-encoded in one Anopheles moucheti chromosome X, idAnoMoucSN_F20_07, whole genome shotgun sequence genomic window:
- the LOC128307244 gene encoding fibroin heavy chain-like, whose amino-acid sequence MRFLVVLTACLAVASADIGLKLRQAAGAGGSSYDVGQQSVNIDYAPTVYQDSVVGASADARSFGGAGFGGAGAGAGAGASAGAGAGGFGGSFGGAAGRSAGAGGAEYNAGYQAGLRAGASASAGASATGGSFGTAGRFGSSGGFSGASAGSSSFASGSGFGSSSGASASAAAQTQVRYAAPVIQKNFYYHVAPEEPKAAAGANTLTITPRKHYKVIFIKAPSVSADAGASAQAASKTEEKTLVYVLVNKPAKAKAGSFADASSFASAKPEVYFIKYQGKDAQAGSSAFAGAGASSFAGAGAGAGAGSFAGSDAFGAGGSGFDAGFGGAGSYADAGASAGAANDFVDFGARSGVSSSSAGNSGYNAGYTAGYTAAASGAGLGVTPSYDGVAVGANAGAGGFVY is encoded by the exons ATGCGCTTTCTTGTG GTATTAACCGCCTGTTTGGCAGTTGCCTCTGCTGACATTGGTCTCAAGCTACGTCAAGCGGCCGGTGCCGGTGGCAGCAGTTACGATGTCGGCCAACAGTCGGTGAACATTGACTACGCACCCACCGTTTACCAGGACTCCGTTGTCGGAGCGTCCGCTGATGCTCGCTCGTTTGGTGGTGCAGGttttggtggtgctggtgctggtgccggCGCTGGAGCTAGTGCTGGTGCAGGTGCTGGTGGATTTGGAGGTAGCTTTGGAGGTGCTGCTGGCCgttctgctggtgctggtggtgctgaGTACAATGCCGGTTACCAGGCGGGACTTCGTGCGGGTGCCTCTGCGTCGGCTGGTGCCTCGGCAACAGGTGGATCATTCGGAACCGCTGGCCGATTCGGTTCATCCGGTGGTTTCTCTGGTGCTTCGGCTGGTAGCAGCAGCTTCGCTTCCGGATCCGGATTCGGTTCGTCCTCTGGTGCTTCCGCCTCGGCCGCTGCCCAGACCCAGGTCCGCTATGCTGCTCCAGTGATCCAGAAGAACTTCTACTACCACGTGGCACCCGAGGAGCCGAAGGCGGCCGCCGGAGCCAACACGCTGACCATCACGCCCCGCAAACACTACAAGGTCATCTTCATCAAGGCCCCGTCCGTCAGTGCCGATGCCGGTGCATCTGCCCAGGCTGCCAGCAAAACCGAGGAGAAGACGCTCGTCTACGTGCTCGTCAACAAGCCTGCCAAGGCAAAGGCCGGTTCGTTCGCTGATGCCAGCTCGTTCGCTTCCGCCAAGCCGGAGGTCTACTTCATCAAGTACCAGGGCAAGGACGCTCAGGCTGGTTCTTCCGCCTTTGCTGGCGCTGGTGCTTCCTCGTTCGCTGGCGCtggtgccggtgccggtgctgGTTCGTTTGCTggcagcgacgctttcggtgCTGGTGGCTCTGGATTTGATGCCGGTTTCGGTGGTGCTGGATCGTACGCTGATGCCGGTGCGTCTGCCGGTGCGGCCAATGACTTCGTTGATTTCGGCGCTCGTAGCGGTGTGTCGAGCAGCTCTGCTGGAAACAGCGGCTACAACGCTGGATATACCGCTGGTTACACTGCCGCCGCCTCCGGAGCCGGGCTTGGCGTGACACCTTCGTACGACGGTGTTGCTGTAGGCGCTAACGCCGGCGCTGGTGGCTTCGTGTACTAG
- the LOC128307377 gene encoding dolichyl-diphosphooligosaccharide--protein glycosyltransferase subunit STT3A has protein sequence MDQVTKLRMNLEKQESLIKLGILTTAAILSFSTRLFSVLRFESVIHEFDPYFNYRTTKHLAEQGFYNFHNWFDDRAWYPLGRIIGGTIYPGLMVTSAVLYRLMWLVNITVDIRNVCVFLAPFFSSLTTIVTYLLTKEIHSSGAGLVAGAMISIVPGYISRSVAGSYDNEGIAIFCMLLTYYTWIKAVKTGAILWATFAALAYFYMVSSWGGYVFLINLIPLHVLALMATGRFTHRVYIAYSTLYTIGTILSMQISFVGFQPVQSSEHMLAFGVFGLCQLHAFVDYVRSAVPKEHFETLFQALIVTIASVAALTGLALTVTGKISPWTGRFYSLLDPSYAKNHIPIIASVSEHQPTSWSSFYFDLQILVFLFPAGLYFCFSKLSDANIFIILYGVTSIYFAGVMVRLMLVLAPVMCILSGIAISHLLTKYIRNMDAGGAGIATVTEGSNRKTKARYEQQSSVKNEVAIGFVLLVTFLLITYTFHCTWVTSEAYSSPSIVLSARSQDGGRIIFDDFREAYYWLKMNTPEDARVMSWWDYGYQITAMANRTILVDNNTWNNTHISRVGQAMASTEEKAYEIMKELDVDYVLVIFGGLTGYSSDDINKFLWMVRIGGSTDRGAHIKEMDYYAPSGDFRIDKEGSPVLLNCLMYKMCYYRFGQVYTEGGKAPGYDRVRGAEIGNKDFELDVLEEAYTTEHWLVRIYKVKDLSNRGV, from the exons ATGGATCAAGTAACGAAGCTACGCATGAACCTGGAGAAACAGGAAAGCCTCATAAAGTTGGGCATCCTGACAACAGCGGCTATTCTGT CTTTCTCGACGCGTCTTTTCTCCGTCCTGCGGTTCGAGAGTGTCATCCACGAGTTCGATCCGTACTTTAACTACCGCACCACGAAGCATCTTGCAGAGCAGGGgttttataattttcacaACTGGTTTGATGATCGAGCGTGGTACCCGTTGGGCCGCATCATCGGTGGCACTATCTATCCCGGTTTGATGGTCACCTCGGCCGTCCTGTATCGTCTGATGTGGCTGGTGAACATTACCGTCGATATACGGAACGTGTGCGTCTTTTTGGCTCCATTCTTTTCTTCGCTTACCACCATCGTCACGTACCTGCTGACGAAGGAAATTCACAGCAGCGGTGCAGGACTCGTGGCAGGTGCCATGATATCGATTGTGCCTGGATACATTTCGCGTTCAGTTGCTGGATCGTATGATAATGAAGGTATCGCCATATTTTGCATGCTGCTGACTTACTACACCTGGATTAAGGCGGTAAAGACCGGCGCAATACTGTGGGCAACGTTTGCCGCACTGGCTTATTTCTACATGGTATCCTCGTGGGGCGGCTATGTGTTTCTTATCAATCTTATTCCGCTGCACGTACTAGCGCTGATGGCGACAGGACGCTTTACGCATCGGGTTTACATCGCATACAGTACGCTCTACACAATCGGCACGATACTTTCGATGCAGATTTCGTTCGTCGGATTTCAACCGGTGCAAAGCTCGGAGCATATGCTTGCGTTCGGTGTGTTTGGTCTATGTCAGCTACATGCATTCGTCGATTATGTACGGTCTGCCGTACCGAAGGAACACTTCGAAACACTATTCCAAGCCCTCATCGTGACGATAGCGTCCGTGGCCGCACTGACAGGGCTGGCGCTAACCGTGACGGGTAAAATTTCCCCCTGGACCGGACGGTTTTACTCCCTGCTCGATCCGTCCTACGCGAAAAATCACATCCCCATCATCGCGTCCGTATCCGAGCATCAGCCAACGTCTTGGTCGTCGTTTTATTTCGACCTGCAAATACTAGTGTTTCTGTTTCCGGCTGGACTGTACTTCTGTTTTTCCAAGCTATCAGACGCAAACATCTTCATCATCCTGTACGGAGTGACTAGCATCTACTTTGCGGGCGTTATGGTGCGTCTGATGCTGGTACTTGCACCAGTGATGTGCATTCTGTCCGGCATTGCCATCTCGCATCTGCTGACTAAGTACATCCGCAACATGGACGCGGGTGGAGCCGGTATTGCTACCGTCACGGAGGGCAGCAATCGTAAGACGAAAGCGCGTTACGAGCAGCAGTCGTCGGTGAAAAATGAGGTTGCAATTGGCTTTGTACTGCTTGTCACCTTCCTGCTCATCACGTACACGTTCCACTGCACCTGGGTTACGTCCGAGGCATACAGTTCGCCTAGCATTGTGCTGAGTGCCCGCTCGCAAGACGGTGGAAGAATTATTTTTGACGATTTCCGTGAGGCGTACTATTGGCTGAAGATGAATACACCTGAG GACGCACGTGTAATGTCTTGGTGGGATTACGGCTACCAAATAACGGCAATGGCAAACCGTACCATACTTGTGGACAATAATACTTGGAACAATACTCACATTTCTCGCGTGGGTCAAGCAATGGCATCAACCGAAGAAAAAGCGTACGAAATAATGAAAGAGCTGGACGTAGACTACGTTCTGGTGATCTTCGGTGGATTAACTGGCTACTCGTCGGATG ATATCAATAAATTCCTTTGGATGGTTCGTATTGGCGGCAGCACGGATCGTGGCGCTCATATTAAGGAGATGGACTACTATGCACCGAGTGGAGACTTTCGAATCGATAAGGAAGGATCGCCCGTTCTCCTTAACTGTTTGATGTATAAAATGTGCTACTATCGCTTCGGTCAGGTATATACGGAGGGTGGGAAAGCGCCCGGGTACGATCGGGTCCGGGGAGCTGAGATTGGGAACAAAGACTTCGAGCTAGATGTGTTGGAGGAAGCATACACGACCGAGCACTGGCTGGTGCGAATTTATAAGGTGAAAGATCTTAGCAATCGTGGCGTTTAA
- the LOC128307378 gene encoding chitinase-3-like protein 2 has protein sequence MSKQQGKYELLKEDTKLRRQHTYIQSCLLIALCGMSSLTVYATWTMIYRQNLIIPPALIDVSLHWRNRLVLYEEALRHTLKQQQQELFPNYQDTPPLESADKETIVKSIYAKNGSTILPGNIFGATNDTRSADRNMSNSSEPLRVKELDSERIFPSRFGNYIYSKEAMNGQPPSPKIVCYYTTPALHRTGVIGRSHNLRHILQPEHIDPYLCTHLNIGIIDIVNNTLFIDDYVREALVRTKQLKRVNPSLRILLWIGGGSVGGFAAMVENHANRKQFIQSIKAALELYHLDGVDLDWEFPDNGGKRRMHFSQLLHEIRREYQREHRTYILSVAVAPQETIAYMAYDVMEINNYADYVNLMTYDYHFYSPDLPQTGLNAPLYRRANERSLLGTLNINESVHYWLSAGLEKSKLILGLPTYGHSFTLVNPFNTRIGAPASNYGRVGLFGFASYSEICWFRRYNIYVHQVYDVESCSPYIYSGSEWISYEDERSLECKAKYIKDHEFGGAMIFSLNTDDFGSYCADNALYGDGSSVQPGSFPLLRKVRSVLVKNNTDKSTTYQQPNGAKQKYQPDKTSAASAATEERIEENR, from the exons ATGTCGAAACAGCAAGGCAAATACGAGTTATTAAAGGAAGATACGAAGCTAAG GAGACAACATACCTATATTCAGAGCTGTTTGCTTATCGCTCTTTGTGGCATGTCAAGCCTTACGGTGTACGCAACCTGGACTATGATATATCGACAGAATCTAATTATTCCACCGGCACTTATag ATGTATCACTTCACTGGCGGAATAGACTAGTACTATATGAAGAAGCGTTACGCCATACTctgaaacagcagcagcaagaatTGTTTCCAAACTATCAGGATACTCCCCCCCTTGAAAGCGCTGATAAGGAAACAATTGTAAAAAGTATTTACGCAAAAAATGGATCAACCATTCTACCGGGTAATATATTTGGTGCGACGAATGACACTCGTAGCGCTGATAGAAACATGAGCAATTCTTCTGAACCGTTGCGAGTGAAGGAGTTGGACAGTGAGCGAATATTTCCATCCCGGTTCGGAAATTACATCTACTCGAAGGAAGCAATGAACGGTCAGCCACCGAGTCCAAAAATTGTTTGCTATTATACAACCCCGGCACTGCATCGAACAGGAGTTATCGGGCGTAGCCATAATCTACGGCACATTCTTCAGCCGGAGCATATCGATCCGTACCTTTGCACGCATCTCAACATCGGGATAATCGATATCGTCAACAACACGCTCTTCATCGATGATTATGTACGGGAAGCCCTAGTGCGTACGAAACAACTCAAACGAGTTAATCCGTCATTACGCATTTTGCTTTGGATTGGCGGTGGTAGCGTCGGTGGGTTCGCAGCCATGGTAGAGAACCATGCCAATCGCAAACAGTTTATACAGTCGATTAAAGCAGCGTTGGAGCTGTATCATCTGGATGGTGTTGATCTAGATTGGGAATTCCCTGATAATGGTGGTAAGCGACGAATGCATTTTTCTCAGCTGCTGCATGAGATACGGCGCGAATATCAGCGGGAGCACCGGACGTACATACTGAGCGTCGCCGTTGCGCCACAGGAAACGATCGCCTACATGGCGTACGATGTGATGGAAATCAACAACTACGCCGACTATGTAAACTTGATGACATACGATTATCATTTTTACTCGCCCGATCTACCACAAACAG GATTGAACGCACCGCTGTATCGGAGAGCAAATGAACGTTCCCTGTTGGGCACGCTAAACATTAACGAATCCGTACACTACTGGCTATCAGCTGGGTTGGAGAAAAGTAAATTAATACTGGGACTTCCCACGTACGGCCACTCGTTCACCCTAGTCAATCCGTTCAATACACGCATTGGCGCCCCGGCGTCCAATTATGGTCGCGTGGGCCTGTTTGGATTTGCATCCTACTCCGAAATATGTTGGTTCCGCCGGTACAACATCTACGTCCATCAGGTGTACGATGTGGAGAGCTGTTCGCCCTACATATATTCCGGCAGCGAATGGATCTCGTATGAAGACGAGCGTAGCCTCGAGTGTAAAGCCAAATACATCAAGGATCACGAGTTCGGTGGTGCGATGATCTTTTCCCTCAACACGGATGATTTCGGCTCGTACTGTGCGGACAATGCACTGTACGGGGATGGTTCATCCGTACAGCCAGGTAGTTTTCCACTGTTGCGCAAGGTACGGTCCGTGCTGGTAAAAAATAATACCGACAAATCTACGACATACCAGCAGCCTAATGGagccaaacaaaaataccAACCAGACAAAACGTCGGCCGCGTCTGCTGCGACGGAGGAAAGAATAGAGGAAAACCGGTGA
- the LOC128307380 gene encoding protein C19orf12 homolog: MPINTRELLNAVAIVTDKHSMRVTLKSSAKGATIAGTSTFLGGLVAGPVGLLIGGTVGGLVAYGMTSNQFKPVSHIIQHDLSVQEQEQLKQRIVDALSEFNPTDLLTILPLLTGNVAVQKTVLNTVVAFLTNEMRMQIID, translated from the coding sequence ATGCCAATCAACACGCGAGAATTGCTGAATGCTGTGGCCATTGTTACCGACAAACATTCGATGCGCGTTACGCTCAAAAGTAGTGCCAAAGGTGCGACCATCGCTGGGACGTCCACGTTTCTCGGTGGTTTGGTGGCAGGTCCTGTAGGGCTCTTAATCGGTGGTACCGTCGGTGGCCTGGTCGCTTACGGTATGACGAGTAATCAGTTCAAACCTGTAAGCCACATCATACAACACGATCTCTCGGTGCAAGAGCAGGAGCAGCTAAAGCAGCGGATAGTCGACGCGTTGTCTGAATTTAATCCTACCGATCTTCTGACTATTCTACCCTTGTTGACGGGCAACGTTGCAGTACAGAAAACAGTCCTTAATACTGTAGTAGCATTTTTAACTAATGAAATGCGTATGCAAATCATTGACTGA
- the LOC128307005 gene encoding fibroin heavy chain-like yields MRFFVIFAACLAVASADIGLKLRQAAAAGAASSYDVGQQSVSVDYAPAVFEDSVVGGADLGSARSSGFSAAGASAGASAGAGSAEYDAGYQAGLLAASAGASANANADAGAGAVDARFGASGAFSGASASSNSFASGSATGSSAGASASAAAQTQVRYAAPVIYKNFYYHVAPEEPKAAAGANTLTITPRKHYKIIFIKAPSASAEAGASAQAASKTEEKTIVYVLVNKPAQAKAGSLADASSYSSGKPEVYFVKYQGKDAQATANADASAFSGASADAFSGATAGANAFGSAAGGANAFGSAAGGAGFGTNFDGSAGSFAGASSAASAGAGGNDYDFNVRSGSQSAASAGSAAGFNAASAGAGAASSYDGLGLGADAGAGAVNTVVY; encoded by the exons atgcgtttttttgtg ATTTTTGCTGCCTGTTTGGCTGTCGCTTCCGCTGATATTGGATTGAAGCTGCGCCAGGCCgcagctgctggtgctgcaaGCAGTTATGACGTTGGACAACAGTCCGTATCTGTGGACTATGCGCCGGCAGTGTTCGAAGACTCCGTCGTTGGTGGTGCCGATTTAGGCAGTGCACGGTCTTCTGGATTCAGTGCTGCCGGTGCTTCTGCTGGTGCTTCTGCCGGTGCTGGCAGTGCCGAGTACGATGCCGGTTACCAGGCGGGACTTCTTGCCGCTTCCGCCGGTGCCTCTGCGAATGCTAATGCAGATGCCGGTGCAGGTGCCGTCGATGCCCGCTTCGGTGCCTCCGGTGCGTTCTCTGGTGCTTCGGCTAGCAGCAACAGTTTCGCCAGCGGTTCCGCCACTGGTTCATCCGCTGGTGCTTCCGCCTCGGCCGCTGCCCAGACCCAGGTCCGCTATGCTGCGCCAGTAATCTACAAGAACTTCTACTACCACGTGGCACCCGAGGAGCCGAAGGCGGCCGCCGGAGCCAACACGCTGACCATCACGCCCCGCAAACACTACAAGATCATCTTCATCAAGGCCCCGTCCGCTAGTGCCGAGGCCGGTGCATCTGCCCAGGCTGCCAGCAAAACCGAGGAGAAGACGATCGTCTACGTCCTCGTCAACAAGCCTGCCCAGGCGAAGGCCGGTTCGCTTGCGGACGCCAGCTCGTACTCTTCCGGCAAGCCGGAGGTGTACTTTGTCAAGTACCAGGGCAAGGATGCACAGGCCACTGCCAACGCTGATGCCAGTGCATTCAGTGGTGCCTCCGCCGATGCATTCAGCGGTGCTACCGCTGGTGCCAATGCTTTCGGTTCCGCTGCTGGTGGCGCCAATGCTTTCGGTTCCGCTGCCGGTGGTGCCGGATTCGGCACCAACTTTGACGGTTCTGCCGGTTCGTTTGCAGGTGCATCTAGCGCTGCCAGTGCGGGTGCGGGCGGTAATGACTACGATTTCAACGTGCGTTCCGGCAGCCAGTCGGCCGCGTCTGCCGGCAGTGCTGCAGGATTCAACGCTGCATCTGCCGGTGCGGGTGCCGCATCCTCGTACGACGGACTCGGTCTTGGTGCTGATGCAGGCGCTGGCGCTGTTAACACTGTTGTCTACTAA
- the LOC128307379 gene encoding ras-related protein Rab-39B: protein MVEPMFDYQFRHILIGDSTVGKSSLLKYFTDGKFAELSDPTVGVDFFAHLIEVMDGTRIKLQLWDTAGQERFRSITKSYYRNSVGVLLVYDITNHASFEHIPLWMMEAKRHIEPHRPVFALVGCKLDLVTSGAQQREVSIEEARAFAEQHGLIFVETSARSGVNVREAFKLVTQEVYNRIKNGEYKVEDGWDGIKKGFMRPNNLDFNLVVAESARSSCC from the exons atggTGGAACCCATGTTTGATTATCAATTCCGACACATTTTGATAGGAGACAGCACGGTCGGGAAGTCGTCGCTactaaaatattttaccgatGGCAAATTTGCAGAG CTTTCCGATCCAACGGTAGGAGTCGACTTCTTTGCCCACCTGATAGAGGTAATGGACGGTACGCGGATCAAGCTGCAGCTGTGGGATACGGCCGGCCAGGAGCGTTTTCGTTCAATCACCAAATCATACTATCGTAATTCCGTCGGCGTGCTGCTCGTGTACGACATTACCAATCACGCCAGCTTCGAACACATCCCGCTCTGGATGATGGAAGCGAAACGGCACATCGAACCTCACCGGCCGGTATTTGCGCTGGTCGGTTGCAAGCTGGATCTGGTCACAAGCGGTGCCCAGCAGCGTGAAGTTAGCATCGAAGAGGCGCGCGCCTTCGCCGAACAGCATGGTTTGATATTCGTTGAAACGTCCGCCCGGTCCGGGGTGAATGTGCGGGAAGCGTTCAAGCTCGTTACGCAGGAGGTGTACAACAGGATTAAGAATGGTGAATATAAGGTCGAGGACGGATGGGACGGCATTAAGAAGGGTTTCATGCGGCCAAACAATCTGGACTTTAATCTAGTGGTGGCTGAATCCGCACGGAGTAGTTGCTGTTAG